A genomic window from Sorex araneus isolate mSorAra2 chromosome 2, mSorAra2.pri, whole genome shotgun sequence includes:
- the CCDC65 gene encoding dynein regulatory complex subunit 2, translating into MPRKGRKSKAPLSEEEQLLLLQQKLLAEEEMTKKKERLLSQYLKDKLAKEEHNSVLNLKKINTQWRAILREVKTKELRKDIEILSQTFERVVDCKDSVIKSLAKDLVEAEEQYAHALRSHLHNVDQLLFLQRSRLRLLEESYNMELEALTKEFESERKTIIDQHEKEIHYLQDVYMAMEQNYLDSEYESKLEFQSMWDDLKNKNLEEKHFLRLRLETIVEDLWRRFQEALKHYTEATEDRKVAFETLRAKDEKSSKEIEEQMKKIQKLQDSIFILKGKILLHIRESEEQNQLIRNDKQMILVQLQKLKAQKSQARAISKENLVKLTLESNATLTALRKTVDKGEKILKLAEICRKFETEEEKVLPFYASVLTPEEQEKIEELHGEELTEDLAKVIGDYRGMQNFWKRFNKVKLEQLSLQCRHNQLSGINKRLREMLKQYLDGISVSDEVLSQLNPLFIVNYRSNVPQPLSLPAPQSGDKNPLPTVRTGADHISFIL; encoded by the exons ATGcccaggaaagggagaaagagcaaGGCGCCCCTTTCTGAAGAGGAGCAGCTGCTCCTGTTACAGCAGAAGCTACTCGCGGAGGAGGAGATGACTAAGAAGAAAGAGAGACTCCTGAGCCAGTACTTGAAG GACAAGCTGGCCAAGGAAGAACATAACAGTGTATTGAACCTGAAAAAGATCAACACACAGTGGAGAGCCATCCTGCGCGAGGTCAAGACCAAAGAGCTTCGGAAGGACATCGAGATCCTCAGCCAGACCTTTGAGCGGGTGGTCGACTGCAAGGATAGTGTCATCAAG TCTCTGGCTAAGGACCTGGTCGAGGCCGAGGAGCAGTACGCCCACGCCCTGCGCAGCCACCTGCACAACGTCGACCAGCTGCTGTTCCTGCAGAGAAGCCGGCTCCGCCTGCTGGAGGAAAGTTACAACATGGAGCTCGAAGCCCTCACCAAGGAGTTTGAGTCAGAAAG GAAAACAATTATTGACCAACATGAAAAAGAGATTCACTATCTCCAGGATGTCTACATGGCCATGGAGCAGAATTACCTAGATTCCGAGTACGAAAGCAAGCTGGAGTTCCAGAGTATGTGGGACGATCTCAAAAACAAG AATTTAGAAGAGAAGCATTTCCTAAGACTGCGGCTGGAGACTATAGTGGAGGACCTCTGGAGACGGTTCCAGGAAGCACTCAAGCATTACACAGAGGCCACAGAAGACCGGAAGGTTGCCTTTGAGACCCTGAGGGCCAAAGATGAGAAGAGCTCCAAAGAGATTGAAGAACagatgaaaaaaatacagaaactgCAG GACTCCATATTTATTCTGAAAGGCAAGATCCTATTGCATATCCGTGAGAGTGAGGAACAGAATCAGCTCATCCGTAACGACAAGCAGATGATCCTTGTACAACTGCAAAAACTTAAGGCCCAAAAGTCTCAGGCCCGGGCAATATCCAAGGAAAACTTAGTCAAACTCACCCTGGAAAGTAATGCCACCCTCACGGCCCTAAGGAAGACTGTGGATAAG GGTGAAAAGATCCTTAAACTTGCTGAAATATGCAGGAAGTttgaaacagaagaagaaaaagtgctGCCCTTTTATGCATCAGTACTGACTccggaggagcaggagaagattgaggaacttcatggagAGGAGCTTACTGAGGATCTGGCCAAG GTCATAGGAGACTACCGAGGGATGCAGAATTTCTGGAAAAGATTTAACAAAGTGAAGCTAGAGCAGCTGAGCCTGCAGTGTCGACACAACCAGCTGTCGGGCATCAACAAGAGGCTGAGGGAGATGCTCAAGCAGTACCTGGACGGCATCTCTGTGAGTGACGAAGTGCTGAGCCAGCTCAACCCACTCTTCATCGTCAACTATCGAAGCAACGTACCCCAGCCCCTGTCCTTACCTGCACCCCAATCAGGGGACAAAAACCCTCTGCCCACTGTCCGCACTGGAGCAGACCACATCTCCTTTATACTGTGA